CGACCACATCGACATCTACCGGATCGCCCGCGTCGACCCCGACGTCCCGGTCGAGGAGACGATCGGCGCCATCGCCGAGCTGGTCCAGGCAGGCCATGTCCGGCACATAGGCCTCTCCGAGTTCGGCGCGGAGTCCATCCGCCGGGCCGCGGCCGTGGCCCCGATCTCCGACCTCCAGATCGAGTACTCCCTGATCTCCCGCGGCATCGAGCAGGAGATTCTGCCGACCACCCGTGAGCTGGGCATCGGTGTCACTGCGTACGGGGTGCTCTCGCGCGGGCTGATCAGTGGGCACTTCACCCGCGACCGCGCGCTCGCACCGGGCGACTTCCGCGGTATGAGCCCGCGTTTCCAGGGCGAGAACCTTCGGCACAACCTCGGACTGGTCGAGGCGCTGCGCAAGATCGCCGAGCAGAAGGGCGTCTCCGTCGCGCAGATCGCCATCGCGTGGGTGCTCTCGCGGGGCGAGGACATCGTGCCGCTCGTCGGCGCCCGCCGCCGCGACCGGCTCACCGAGGCTCTCGGCGCGCTCGATGTCACCCTGGGCGCCGACGATCTCGCCGCGATCGAGCAGGCCGTCCCGGCCGGCGCGGCCGCGGGCGACCGTTACCCGACGGCGCAGATGGCCCACCTGGACAGCGAGCGCTGACCGGCGGGTACCGTCACAGGGTTCCGCCACCGGCTTCCGCCGACCGAAAGGCAGCACAGACGCGATGACGCCCGAAGCACTGACCCCCGAGCGCATCCTCGAAGCGACCGAGGACGTCCTGCGCCGCTATGGTCCGGCCAAGGCCACCGTCGTCGATGTGGCCCGTGCGCTGGGTGTCAGCCATGGCAGTGTCTACCGCCATTTCCGTACGAAGGCGGCGCTGCGCGAGGCGGTGACCAGTCGCTGGCTGGAGCGGTCGGTCGTGGAGCTTGCGAAGATCACCAACGGCCATGAGCATCCGGCGCCGGTGAAACTGCGGTCCTGGCTGACGACGCTGTTCGAGGCCAAGCGGCACAAGGCCGGTGACGATCCCGAGCTGTTCGCCACGTACGGCGTGCTGATCGAGGAGAACAGCGGCGTCGTCGAGGAGCACATCCGCGAGCTCGTGGAGCAGGTGCGGGAGATCATCGAAGAGGGCGTGCTCGCCCGGCAGTTCGCGCCGGCGGAGCCGGGGTCCGCGGCGCAGGCGGTGTTCGACGCGACGTCCCGCTTCCATGACCCGGCCTATGCGCCCCAGTGGCAGAAGCCGTCGATCGACGACGAGTTCGCCGCCGTACTGGATCTGCTGCTGCGCGGCCTGAGTGCCTGACCCGGGCGCCTGATACGAGCCTGATCCGGGCGTCTCATGCGGGCGTCTCATACGGGCTTCTCATAC
The Streptomyces lunaelactis genome window above contains:
- a CDS encoding aldo/keto reductase; translated protein: MTFPPLPLRPLGSTGPQVSALGLGCMGMSALYGEADRAESIATIHAALESGITLLDTGDFYGMGHNELLINEALRTAPAAAREKALTSVKFGALRDPDGGWSGYDGRPAAVKNFAAYSLQRLGTDHIDIYRIARVDPDVPVEETIGAIAELVQAGHVRHIGLSEFGAESIRRAAAVAPISDLQIEYSLISRGIEQEILPTTRELGIGVTAYGVLSRGLISGHFTRDRALAPGDFRGMSPRFQGENLRHNLGLVEALRKIAEQKGVSVAQIAIAWVLSRGEDIVPLVGARRRDRLTEALGALDVTLGADDLAAIEQAVPAGAAAGDRYPTAQMAHLDSER
- a CDS encoding TetR family transcriptional regulator, giving the protein MTPEALTPERILEATEDVLRRYGPAKATVVDVARALGVSHGSVYRHFRTKAALREAVTSRWLERSVVELAKITNGHEHPAPVKLRSWLTTLFEAKRHKAGDDPELFATYGVLIEENSGVVEEHIRELVEQVREIIEEGVLARQFAPAEPGSAAQAVFDATSRFHDPAYAPQWQKPSIDDEFAAVLDLLLRGLSA